The DNA region CTGGGCTCGCTCGATGCCAAAGGCTTTCGACGATCTTTTAAACTACATCCCGTTCATGAAATATCCAAAATTCGTGGATATGGAATACATCCAATTCTTTGGCTCCACCGACAGCGGCACCAAGATGGGGAATGATTTCTTGTTGAACTTCCACGGGAAAGTTTTGTGGACCAATAATTTCTTCGGCGAGCTTGGTTTTGGTGTGAAAAAATATGATTTCACCAATGCCGACGAATCTGGTGCGACTCTGTCGACATTCTATGGAACTGTTGGCTTGGGTGTGAACTTCTAAAAAGGACCCCTCAAAAATACGAAAGGGAATAAGGCATAGCCCCATTCCCTTTCAATCCCCTCTAGATATCTAATTCAATGCTCTTAACCGCGAGCGTAGCGTTTGTTCACCGACTCGCGGATCTCAGCACCTTCGATGCTTAGACGAGTCCAAGGAATTGCGCGCAGACGTTCTGGCTCAATTTCCTCTTCAGTTTCTTCGCAGAAACCGAAAGAACCGTTTTCGATACGTGCCAGAGCCGATTCGATTTCCATTAGCTGCGAACGAAGTCTTTCGTGCATGCTAAGGAATTCTTGTTCAGCAAGAACGCGAACCGTTTGGTCGCCTTCGTCGCCGCCCTTTTCCTCGTTCTGGTCCAAATTCAATCGAGCTTCTTTAACCCTGTTCAGGATGTCCTGCTTCGATTGCAAAAGTCGCTGTCTGCATTCGCCGACCAACTTTTCAGAGATAGCCATACTGCCCCCCTCGTTCCATCGAGACTTGAGTGCCAAATTGGAACTGAACTATTAAGTTCCAGCCCTGTATTTTTTGCAAGCAAAAAATCTTACATCAACTTACAGCTATCCAACCCATTGATAATACTAATATTTCAATGTTTGTGGACAATGATGCGACTATGCTAAATACCCGGTTTTTCGGGCCTCATGACATCTTCTTTCACATCACGCTGAGCGTTAAATTATACACCTGGGGATTTTAAAAGGAAATAGAGCTGCTTTTCAAACACAATGGATTCTCGGATTGAGACTTTGATCGAACGATTTAACGAAAGGCGACCTACTAGACTTCGGTCGCCCTCGAGCCCCCTCTGCTATAGGGCGAGCTCCCCCGAGCCGCCTATAGACACTCAGAAACACGATTTAGAAGGTCCTCGGTGCCTAGCTGAAGCTTTTCAGCCATGCGCTTACCTTGCACCCCACGTGTGCGAAAGGCCTTAGCCGAGGATTTCATGTCTCTGGTGATTGATTTCTTAGAGGACTGACCCGAGGTACCCGTCAAATTGTCGGAGTATTCTTCCAGGGTCGACGCGAAGGTTTCGTGATTGCTTACAAGGCTATTCATGATCTGCGCCTGAGCCGTCTGCATTGCGATTAGCTCGGCCTTTAAAGCCGTGCATTTTTCTGAATTGGTATTCGCAGAAGCAGTTGCCGTCAGTAAAAACAAAAACGCAGTGATCATTGCCTTCATGAAGAAACCTTTCGTGTTGTTGATTTCTTCTAAGCAATGAACTTGCCACCTCTACTCGATTTTACAGAGGGAAGAGGTGACGAAATTGGCTAGGACTTGAGAATTTTTTCAAACTCGTCTTTAGTGTCGCCAGTTGTGTATGGGAACAACAAACGAGTCACATGGCGCTTACCACGTTCAATCGTGCGTTGTCCTGGCTGGCGCTCTGCCGATTCGAAGAATTGCAGGAACGTCGTAGACATCGCCAACAGGGACTCCGCCACGTACTGCATTTCATTCACATCGTTGATTTTGACCATTTTATCTTCGCGCACCCATTGACGGTACAGGATCACCATCAATTTCATCATTTTCTGAATATGGGCTCTCCACATCTTGGCAAGCTCAAGATCCTTGCGGCGAAGCGCATACATCTCGCGATGGAAAAAACGATAGCGCCAGTAAAGATCAAAATTATCGTTGATGAAATCCTGTGGAGTGACTTTCTTAACGCGACGAGGACGCCACACATCGTAAGTCTCTTTGCACATACGAGTGAAAAGCTCGACCAGAATTTCTTCCTTGTTGTCATAGTGGAAATATAAATTTCCAGGGCTGATATCCATGGCTTTCGCGATGTGATTGGTTGTCACAGCGACAACACCACTGCGATTAAAGAGTTCTATGGAGGTAACGAGGATGCGTTCTTTCGTCTTCATGGACTTAAGTCTTTAGTCCAAATTATTGCGTGAGTCACGTCATAACCCTTAAAAGTCGCACTCTGAGCCAGTTTCAAGTGACTTCTTCTGAGAATGGCCTTGAAACTGACAAAAACATGGTGCTACGATTAAAAGATATGCGATCTACTAGAAAACCTAACTTGTTAAAACTATTCATATTTTCAGGCGTTTGCGGAGTGGCACTCTATTCTCTGATGGGCTTCACGGCCTCTGCCACACCAGAAGCAAAGGCTGAAAAACAACTTCAATCACAAATCGAACAGCGCGCACAAATTGCGCATGCGCTGAATGATAAAATCAAAAACAACGAATTGCCCACTCAGTTGAAATTGAATTGGGATGGCGATGACGAGCAGTTTGCGGTCAATTACACGATCGACACTTCATTGCAACAAGAGGCAGACCGCCTGCTGAAGGCCTACAAGCCTGATTACGGCGCGATCTTCATGATCGACGCCACGACTGGCGAGGTTTTGGCGATGTCGAGTTTTCAACGCGACAACCCAACAGGAAACAATTTAAATCTTCAGGCAACGTTCCCAGCAGCTTCCGTTTTCAAAGTGGTAACTGCAACAGCCGCTGTGGACAAGGCTGGCATCGAGCCGGAGCACAAGATTCACTACAACGGTGGCGCTTACACGCTTTACAAAAAGAACGTGCTTTCTGACCGCGTCACTCGCTGGACCAATGTGATTTCCTTGAGAGATGCTTTTGCGCGCTCCATCAATACAGCATTCGGTCGCTTGAGTATCGAGAACCTTCATCCTGAAGACTTGAATGAATACTCTAATCGCTTCATGTTCAACCAAGAGATCGCAGCTGACTTCCCGGTGGATATGGGTGTTGCCTACATTCCACCAGGCAAAGGTTTCGAAATGGCTGAAGCTGCTTCTGGTTACAACAAACTAAATCGCATGAGCCCGGTGCAAGGTGCGATGATCGCAGCCTCTGTAGCGAATGATGGTAAAGTTGTTGTTCCTTACATCGTGAACTCGATGCAGGACAAAGAGGGCAAAACTGTTTATCAAGGTCACACGATGGAAAAAGGCATGACGATGACAAAAGAGTCAGCCGTTAAAGTTCGTGAGCTGATGGAACAAACAGTACTAGCTGGAACTTCCCGCAGATCTTTCCGTCCGATCACTAAAGATCGCAAATACAAAGAAATCGAAATGGGCGGCAAAACAGGCCACTTAACCGGCGACAACCCTAAAGGCCGCGTTGATTGGTTCGTAGGTTACGCTTTGGAAGAAAACAGAAAGATCGCAGTCGCTGCAATCACTGTGAACAAAAAATTCTGGACAGTAAAATCCGCACACTTGGGTCAAAGCATGTTCAGAAAATACTTCGCCCCAGTGATCGCCGCCCAAAACACAAAACGCAGCATCACTTCTGTAGAAAACTAAAAGGTCGCGCCAGAGGTGAAGACACACCTTCTACAAGAAATAAAAAGGCTGGATGATCTCCAGCCTTTTTTTATTAACGATCCTTACTACTAAAAGTAAGTCCGTACCTACTCGTCTTTCTTCTTTTCTTCATGCGTAATTTCGATCGGAGTTACATCCAGCACTTCGACGTCGGTCAGTTCACGCTCTTGTGGGGCATCTTCGTGCGTTTCTCTAAAGCCACTGCCGTCGTTGCGGAACTCATAGTACTGGAAGCCCCCCGGGCCACCGGCTTGAGGACCACCTCCGCCGCCCATTCCACCGAAGCCACCGAAACCGAATGGTCCCGCACCGAAATTAAAGACTCGCGCAGATCCACTCGCCATCTTTTTGGCCATATAAAGCTTGAATCTCCACACTGCCAAATGGCGCAAACCTGGAAGCAACAGCACGATTGCAATCAAGCGAGTAAAGAAAGTCGGAACCAACAACGCCAGGCCCGCGATAAAGATCGCCCCTGAGTGCAATAGCTTATTGGCCGGCAACTGACCACGTGAAACCGTGGATTGCAGGGTCATCATTGCCATACGCCCCACCGTATTCACGATCAGGAAACCCAACAGACACGGCAGAAAGTAAAACATCATGGAGTTAAAAAACCCAAAGAAGCGCACCGAGGTAAAGAAAATAACAATTTCAGCAATCACCCATGGAAGAGGAATCACAAACATAAAGCGTCCTTCCTAAAATTCCAAAGTCGCAACCACTGGGCAGTGATCGGAACCTTCAACTTGATCCAGGATATCTGCAGACACCAGATTTTTCTCAAGACCTTTCGAGATACAAATATAGTCAATTCTCCAGCCATTGTTCTTGGGGCGAGCCATCTCCTGATAAGACCACCAAGAGTAACGATTCGCCTCGTTGGGCTTGAAGTAACGGAAAGTATCGATAAAGCCCAGATTCAAAAATGAATCAAACCACGCGCGTTCTTCAGGAAAGAATCCACTGACTTTGCTTAAACGAATTGGATCAAAGACATCCATATCGTCGTGAGCCACGTTGTAATCACCGACGACAACGATCTGTCTGCCAGTTGCCAGCTTTTCCTTTAAGTGTGCATTCAGGTCTTTTAAAAACTGCTGCTTGAAACCATGACGTTCCTCACCGGAACCGCCGTTTGGAAAATAAATATTATATAAATCGAAATGAGCGTGCTCGGTCATCACGATGCGCCCTTCGGAATCATAAGCTTCGATGCCTATTCCGTGTTTCACGGACTTCGGTTCGTTCACCAGGAACGTGGCAACACCCGAGTAACCTTTTTTTACGGCAGAAGACCAATAGGCGTGAGGACGGTGCAACTGACGCGCTTCCAACTCCACCTGATCAATGTGAGCTTTGGTTTCCTGGACACAGAAGATATCGGGATTTTCGCTCTTAACGAAATCAACCAAACCCTTTTTATGGCAGGCTCTGATCCCATTTACATTCCATGAAATGATTTTCACAGTTTCTCCTTGTCTTTCACTCGCAAAGCGCTATCAATGTGGTAGTTTTGTAGCAGGAGTCAAGGTGAGCTTAAAGGACAAATTCGTTGCGCAAATCAAAAAATCCTTCCCAGGTCTCAATAAAGAGCAGCTGGAGAGCATTGTTGCAGATAATTTACTCTCACCCTTCCATGTCGAGCTGCCTGCATCAGTTCTGACACAGGCGCAGCAGATCGTTTCCACATTCTTTAACTTACGTGAAAAGAAGTCTTACCAGCAGCACTACCAGGATCTTGCGGCCCTCAAAGGATTCAAAGATCCCGGCAACAAGTCCATCATGATGAGCTACGATTTTCACCTGGATGAAAATCAACAACTGAAGCTTATCGAAGTGAACACCAACGCCTCTTTCCTGGCTTTGGGCCACGAAATGTACAGAACCATGGAGCTGCCTCTGCCGGTTGCGGATTTTACGTGGGATGAAATTCGCAGAGACATCCTGAACGAGATGACCTTGCAGGGCAAAGCTCCTTCTTCAGGCCCTTTGAAGGTCGCCATCACCGATGAAAAACCATCTGAACAAAAATTATTCGCAGAGTTTTTGGTCTACAATGAACTATTTAAATCCTTTGGTTGGGATTCCCGAATTTTGGACTACCGTGAGTTATTCAATAACTTTGATCCGCAGTTCATTTACAACCGCTACACTGATTTCTTTTTGACCGAGGACTCCAGTCAGGTTCTTAAAAGCAAGTTCGTCGACGGGGACGTATGCCTTTCCCCAAATCCCTACGAATACCTTTTGCTTGCCGACAAACAAAGATTGATCGAATGGAGCCAACCAGGCTTCTTTGAAGCGCATGGATTAAGTGATTCAGAAATTCAAACTTTGCGAAATGCCGTGCCTAAATCCTACGACATGAGCCACGCCAATCCTGAAGAAGTCTGGAGTATGCGCAAGAATTTGTTCTTTAAACCAAAGAACGCCTATGGCTCCAAGCAAAGCTACAAAGGTCAGTCCATCAGCCGCAAAACCTTTGAATCCCTGCTTTCTCCGGACATCATTGCCATGGAATACGTGCCAGCTCCGGAAATCCCGTTTCAAACACCCGATGGGGAACAGAAATTTAAGTACGATTTGCGCTGTTACGCCTATCAGGGACGCTTGCAATTGGTCATTGCCAGGATCTATCAAGGACAAGTCACAAACCTTAGAACGCCCTATGGTGGCTTCGCTTGCGCCGTCTTTAAATAAGACGGCTCCGTATTTTTAAATCAAATAAACCCGGCTTTGGTTTGAATCCAGTGCTAAAAGGACTTTTACGTCCAGTCCAGTAGGACTTTTACTCTTTTTAAGGCTTAATATTAAAGTACAGCCAGTATGGCGGCAATTTTAGTGAATCTCATTTTTCTGCAAGGAGTGTGGAAGAAGATGACGGTTAAGCACAACGGCGCTAAAAAGTTAGCCCAAGAAAGCTTCTATTCCTCATTCGATCAACTGAATGGTGTGCATCCTTGGATGGAAGCGGTTCAAGATGGCTTTATCGCTTATCGAGTTCGCCAGTTAAACACTGGCAAGATCGCTTACTTCAATTTTATCCTCGCCAAAGAAATGGGACTGATCCCGCCAGATCATCCGGAAACAATGACCGATGAACTGGAAGACAAGCTGATCGAAACGTTCTCCATTCAAATTATCAACGAATACGACGAGCTATCAAATCGTCGCATCGATTCCACGACAATCCGCCCTCACAAATATATGGCGACTCGCTACCTGCAGTTGCAACACGCCAACAAACAAGGAAAGACCTCCGGAGACGGCCGTGGCATCTGGAATGGAACGGTTTATCACCGAGGTACGACGTGGGATGTTTCCAGCCGTGGTACCGGCGTCACTCGCCTCTCACCTGGCGCCGTTCAAGCACAACGTCCTTTGAAAACCGGCGGCACTGAGTTCGGTTATGGTTGTGGACTTGCTGAAATTGATGAACTTTTCGGTGCCTCCATCCTTGCCGAGATCATGCATTTGCAAGGAATCAACACGGAACGCGTTCTATGCATCGTGGACCTTGGAAAAGGATATGGAATCGGCGTTCGCGCAGCTCAAAATTTGATTCGCCCAGCGCACTTGTTCCTTTATTTGAAACAAGAACGCATTCAGGAACTGAAAGCAGCAACGGACTATTTCATTGATCGTCAGGTATCCAATAAAGCTTGGAACATCAAAGCGCGCGGAAATGCCAAGTACGACGAAATGCTGGAGCAAGTGTGCAAATCCTTTGCCGGGTTTGCAGCCCAACTGGACACGGACTATATTTTTGCGTGGCTGGATTGGGATGGCGACAACGTTCTGGCTGATGCTGGAATCATTGACTACGGAAGTGTTCGCCAATTTGGTATTCGTCATGATAAATATCGATATGACGACGTTGAAAGATTCTCGACGAATCTGAATGAACAAAAGGCCAAGGCAAAACTGATTGTGCAGGTCTTTGCCCAAATGACCGACTACCTGCAAACGGGCAAAAAGAAATCCCTGCGCACGTTCGCAAGTCATCCGATCGTTGAAAAATTCAATACCCATTTTGATCAGGCCCGCGCTCACCGCATCCTGTACCGCATGGGATTCAGCGAAGCCCAGCGCGAAAACATTTTTGCCAACAAAGGACTTTTCGAAAACTTCGACAAAGAGTTTTCCTTCTTTGAACGTGCGAAAATCAGTGGGACGACCGAAAAGGTCGCCGATGGTGTAAATCACGCGGCTTTATTCAATATGCGCACTATCATGCGTGAGTTGCCACATATTCTGGCAAAAAGTCCGCTAC from Bdellovibrio sp. GT3 includes:
- a CDS encoding TetR/AcrR family transcriptional regulator, which encodes MKTKERILVTSIELFNRSGVVAVTTNHIAKAMDISPGNLYFHYDNKEEILVELFTRMCKETYDVWRPRRVKKVTPQDFINDNFDLYWRYRFFHREMYALRRKDLELAKMWRAHIQKMMKLMVILYRQWVREDKMVKINDVNEMQYVAESLLAMSTTFLQFFESAERQPGQRTIERGKRHVTRLLFPYTTGDTKDEFEKILKS
- a CDS encoding FxsA family protein, giving the protein MFVIPLPWVIAEIVIFFTSVRFFGFFNSMMFYFLPCLLGFLIVNTVGRMAMMTLQSTVSRGQLPANKLLHSGAIFIAGLALLVPTFFTRLIAIVLLLPGLRHLAVWRFKLYMAKKMASGSARVFNFGAGPFGFGGFGGMGGGGGPQAGGPGGFQYYEFRNDGSGFRETHEDAPQERELTDVEVLDVTPIEITHEEKKKDE
- a CDS encoding penicillin-binding transpeptidase domain-containing protein, encoding MALYSLMGFTASATPEAKAEKQLQSQIEQRAQIAHALNDKIKNNELPTQLKLNWDGDDEQFAVNYTIDTSLQQEADRLLKAYKPDYGAIFMIDATTGEVLAMSSFQRDNPTGNNLNLQATFPAASVFKVVTATAAVDKAGIEPEHKIHYNGGAYTLYKKNVLSDRVTRWTNVISLRDAFARSINTAFGRLSIENLHPEDLNEYSNRFMFNQEIAADFPVDMGVAYIPPGKGFEMAEAASGYNKLNRMSPVQGAMIAASVANDGKVVVPYIVNSMQDKEGKTVYQGHTMEKGMTMTKESAVKVRELMEQTVLAGTSRRSFRPITKDRKYKEIEMGGKTGHLTGDNPKGRVDWFVGYALEENRKIAVAAITVNKKFWTVKSAHLGQSMFRKYFAPVIAAQNTKRSITSVEN
- a CDS encoding TraR/DksA family transcriptional regulator is translated as MAISEKLVGECRQRLLQSKQDILNRVKEARLNLDQNEEKGGDEGDQTVRVLAEQEFLSMHERLRSQLMEIESALARIENGSFGFCEETEEEIEPERLRAIPWTRLSIEGAEIRESVNKRYARG
- a CDS encoding exodeoxyribonuclease III; this translates as MKIISWNVNGIRACHKKGLVDFVKSENPDIFCVQETKAHIDQVELEARQLHRPHAYWSSAVKKGYSGVATFLVNEPKSVKHGIGIEAYDSEGRIVMTEHAHFDLYNIYFPNGGSGEERHGFKQQFLKDLNAHLKEKLATGRQIVVVGDYNVAHDDMDVFDPIRLSKVSGFFPEERAWFDSFLNLGFIDTFRYFKPNEANRYSWWSYQEMARPKNNGWRIDYICISKGLEKNLVSADILDQVEGSDHCPVVATLEF